A window of Cloacibacillus sp. An23 contains these coding sequences:
- the phnX gene encoding phosphonoacetaldehyde hydrolase — protein sequence MENNENRVTCVIFDWAGTTVDYGCFAPLGAFTRVFEEAGLPLSIEEARGPMGLPKRDHVRELLKLPRVSALFAEKYGRAWNEADVDRLYEGFVPALMGTLKDYCEPLPGVIETVAELRGAGLKIGSTTGYTKEMMDIVAPGAAARGYAPDALVTPDEAGAGRPAPYMIFRNMERLGVYPPSNVVKAGDTLADVREGKNAGVWSAGIIEGSSELGLTREECEALSENERAERYAAVRGRFLAAGADFVIERVTELPKLIEQINEIKLGQETK from the coding sequence GTGGAAAACAACGAAAACCGCGTAACATGCGTGATATTCGACTGGGCCGGCACGACCGTGGACTACGGCTGCTTCGCGCCGCTCGGCGCCTTCACGCGCGTATTCGAGGAGGCGGGGCTGCCGCTTTCGATAGAAGAGGCGCGCGGCCCGATGGGTCTGCCGAAGCGCGACCACGTGCGCGAGCTGCTGAAACTCCCGCGAGTCTCCGCGCTCTTCGCGGAAAAGTACGGGCGCGCGTGGAACGAGGCCGACGTTGACAGGCTGTACGAAGGCTTCGTCCCGGCCCTCATGGGCACGCTCAAGGACTACTGCGAGCCGCTCCCCGGCGTTATAGAGACTGTCGCGGAACTTCGCGGCGCAGGGCTGAAGATAGGCTCAACCACCGGCTACACGAAAGAGATGATGGACATAGTCGCGCCCGGCGCGGCGGCGCGCGGCTACGCGCCCGACGCTCTCGTCACCCCCGACGAGGCCGGCGCTGGACGCCCCGCCCCCTACATGATTTTCAGGAACATGGAGCGGCTCGGCGTATATCCGCCGTCGAACGTAGTCAAGGCCGGAGACACGCTCGCCGACGTGCGCGAGGGCAAGAACGCCGGAGTGTGGAGCGCCGGCATAATCGAGGGAAGCAGCGAACTCGGGCTGACGCGCGAAGAATGCGAAGCGCTCTCCGAAAACGAACGCGCGGAGCGTTACGCCGCGGTGCGCGGGCGTTTCCTCGCCGCCGGCGCGGATTTTGTCATAGAGCGCGTGA